A part of Numenius arquata chromosome 2, bNumArq3.hap1.1, whole genome shotgun sequence genomic DNA contains:
- the SEPHS1 gene encoding selenide, water dikinase 1 isoform X1 has protein sequence MSVRESFNPESYELDESFRLTRFTELKGTGCKVPQDVLQKLLESLQENHFQEDEQFLGAVMPRLGIGMDTCVIPLRHGGLSLVQTTDYIYPIVDDPYMMGRIACANVLSDLYAMGVTECDNMLMLLGISNKMTDRERDKVMPLIIQGFKDAAEEAGTSVTGGQTVLNPWIVLGGVATTVCQPNEFIMPDNAVPGDVLVLTKPLGTQVAVAVHQWLDIPEKWNKIKLVVTQEDVELAYQEAMMNMARLNRTAAGLMHTFNAHAATDITGFGILGHAQNLAKQQRNEVSFVIHNLPVLAKMAAVSKACGNMFGLMHGTCPETSGGLLICLPREQAARFCAEIKSPKYGEGHQAWIIGIVEKGNRTARIIDKPRIIEVAPQVATQNVNPTPGATS, from the exons ATGTCTGTTCGGGAGTCCTTTAACCCAGAAAGTTACGAACTGGACGAGAGCTTCCGTCTGACCCGATTCACTGAACTGAAAGGCACAGGCTGCAAAGTGCCTCAGGATGTCTTACAGAAACTGCTCGAATCTCTACAAGAAAACCATTTTCAGGAAGATGAACAATTCCTGGGGGCAGTCATGCCCAGACTGG GAATTGGGATGGACACTTGTGTTATTCCATTAAGACACGGAGGTTTGTCGTTGGTCCAGACGACAGATTATATTTATCCTATTGTGGATGATCCTTATATGATG ggaCGGATAGCGTGTGCCAATGTCCTAAGTGACCTTTATGCCATGGGGGTCACAGAATGCGACAACATGTTAATGCTTCTTGGAATCAGCAATAAAATGACAGATAGG GAAAGAGACAAAGTGATGCCTCTAATTATCCAGGGTTTCAAAGATGCAGCAGAAGAGGCAGGAACATCTGTTACTGGTGGCCAAACAGTGTTAAATCCCTGGATTGTTTTAGGAGGAGTGGCCACGACAGTCTGTCAGCCTAATGAATTTATAAT GCCAGACAATGCAGTGCCAGGAGATGTGCTTGTATTAACTAAACCCTTGGGAACACAAGTGGCTGTAGCCGTCCACCAGTGGCTAGATATT CCAGAAAAGTGGAATAAAATCAAACTAGTGGTAACGCAAGAAGATGTAGAACTAGCATACCAGGAAGCAATGATGAATATGGCACGACTGAACAGAACAG CTGCTGGACTCATGCACACTTTCAATGCACACGCAGCTACAGACATCACAGGATTTGGAATCCTGGGGCACGCACAAAACCTTGCCAAGCAGCAGCGAAATGAGGTGTCCTTTGTTATTCATAACCTTCCTGTTCTTGCTAAGATGGCAGCGGTCAGTAAGGCTTGTGGCAATATGTTTGGCCTCATGCACGGGACTTGTCCGGAGACTTCAG gAGGCCTCCTCATCTGTTTACCACGAGAACAGGCAGCGCGTTTTTGTGCCGAGATCAAGTCTCCAAAATACGGAGAAGGTCACCAAGCATGGATTATCGGCATTGTAGAGAAGGGCAACCGCACGGCCAGAATTATAGACAAACCACGAATCATCGAAGTCGCACCACAGGTGGCCACTCAGAACGTGAACCCCACGCCCGGTGCCACCTCTTAA
- the SEPHS1 gene encoding selenide, water dikinase 1 isoform X2 produces the protein MSVRESFNPESYELDESFRLTRFTELKGTGCKVPQDVLQKLLESLQENHFQEDEQFLGAVMPRLGIGMDTCVIPLRHGGLSLVQTTDYIYPIVDDPYMMGRIACANVLSDLYAMGVTECDNMLMLLGISNKMTDRERDKVMPLIIQGFKDAAEEAGTSVTGGQTVLNPWIVLGGVATTVCQPNEFIMPDNAVPGDVLVLTKPLGTQVAVAVHQWLDIPEKWNKIKLVVTQEDVELAYQEAMMNMARLNRTGGLLICLPREQAARFCAEIKSPKYGEGHQAWIIGIVEKGNRTARIIDKPRIIEVAPQVATQNVNPTPGATS, from the exons ATGTCTGTTCGGGAGTCCTTTAACCCAGAAAGTTACGAACTGGACGAGAGCTTCCGTCTGACCCGATTCACTGAACTGAAAGGCACAGGCTGCAAAGTGCCTCAGGATGTCTTACAGAAACTGCTCGAATCTCTACAAGAAAACCATTTTCAGGAAGATGAACAATTCCTGGGGGCAGTCATGCCCAGACTGG GAATTGGGATGGACACTTGTGTTATTCCATTAAGACACGGAGGTTTGTCGTTGGTCCAGACGACAGATTATATTTATCCTATTGTGGATGATCCTTATATGATG ggaCGGATAGCGTGTGCCAATGTCCTAAGTGACCTTTATGCCATGGGGGTCACAGAATGCGACAACATGTTAATGCTTCTTGGAATCAGCAATAAAATGACAGATAGG GAAAGAGACAAAGTGATGCCTCTAATTATCCAGGGTTTCAAAGATGCAGCAGAAGAGGCAGGAACATCTGTTACTGGTGGCCAAACAGTGTTAAATCCCTGGATTGTTTTAGGAGGAGTGGCCACGACAGTCTGTCAGCCTAATGAATTTATAAT GCCAGACAATGCAGTGCCAGGAGATGTGCTTGTATTAACTAAACCCTTGGGAACACAAGTGGCTGTAGCCGTCCACCAGTGGCTAGATATT CCAGAAAAGTGGAATAAAATCAAACTAGTGGTAACGCAAGAAGATGTAGAACTAGCATACCAGGAAGCAATGATGAATATGGCACGACTGAACAGAACAG gAGGCCTCCTCATCTGTTTACCACGAGAACAGGCAGCGCGTTTTTGTGCCGAGATCAAGTCTCCAAAATACGGAGAAGGTCACCAAGCATGGATTATCGGCATTGTAGAGAAGGGCAACCGCACGGCCAGAATTATAGACAAACCACGAATCATCGAAGTCGCACCACAGGTGGCCACTCAGAACGTGAACCCCACGCCCGGTGCCACCTCTTAA